A single genomic interval of Pangasianodon hypophthalmus isolate fPanHyp1 chromosome 8, fPanHyp1.pri, whole genome shotgun sequence harbors:
- the mknk2b gene encoding MAP kinase-interacting serine/threonine-protein kinase 2b: MVQNKIAAVTGFHRSFKGQNPFETDEFSKTGSHLLDPAFNFDCSTRPDMPSSKPIDIPDAKKRNKKKKRCRATDSFSGRFEDVYKLQDEVLGEGAYAKVQTCISQITQKEYAVKIIEKRPGHSRSRVFREVEMLYQCQGHRNILELVEFFEEEDKFYLVFEKLRGGSVLTHIHRRRHFSEQEASIVVQDIASALDFLHNKGMAHRDLKPENILCEHEDRISPVKICDFDLGSGIKLNSDSSPISTPELLTPCGSAEYMAPEVVEAFNEEATIYDKRCDLWSLGVILYIMLSGYPPFVGRCGSDCGWENGEPCYACQNTLFESIQEGKYEFPEKEWAHISWSAKDLISKLLVRDAKNRLSAAQVLQHPWVQGGAPDSIPASILLQRNSSAKDLTFFAGQAMAVNRQLAEQDDLDAQRQEEASPQVVTAGACSMRLSPPSNSKLAKRRQRSSAMKGAPVSAAELSQLLAPLVLIGDCA; this comes from the exons AAAATCCTTTCGAAACGGACGAATTTTCCAAAACCGGATCCCACCTTCTTGATCCCGCCTTCAATTTCGATTGCTCCACTCGCCCTG ACATGCCATCCAGCAAGCCGATCGACATACCCGACGCCAAGAAGcgaaacaagaagaaaaagaggtgCCGGGCGACCGACAGCTTCTCGGGGCGGTTTGAGG ATGTCTATAAGCTGCAGGATGAAGTGTTGGGAGAGGGAGCTTATGCAAAAGTGCAAACATGCATCAGCCAAATCACTCAGAAGGAATACGCTGTGAAG ATCATAGAGAAGAGACCAGGACATAGTCGAAGTCGTGTGTTCAGGGAGGTGGAGATGCTGTATCAGTGCCAGGGCCACAG AAACATCCTGGAGCTTGTGGAGTTTTTTGAAGAGGAGGATAAGTTTTACCTGGTGTTTGAGAAGCTGAGGGGAG gCTCTGTCTTGACCCACATTCACAGAAGGAGACACTTCAGTGAGCAGGAAGCGAGCATTGTGGTGCAGGACATTGCAAGCGCTCTGGACTTTCTGCACAACAAAG GGATGGCCCACAGAGACCTCAAGCCAGAAAACATCTTATGTGAACACGAAGACAGG ATTTCACCTGTGAAAATTTGTGATTTCGACCTGGGCAGTGGAATCAAGCTGAACAGCGACAGCTCTCCCATCTCTACTCCAGAGCTCCTCACACCG TGTGGTTCTGCTGAATACATGGCGCCCGAGGTGGTGGAGGCGTTCAACGAGGAAGCCACCATCTACGATAAACGCTGTGACCTGTGGAGCCTGGGCGTCATCCTGTACATCATGCTAAGTGGCTATCCTCCCTTCGTGGGCCGCTGTGGAAGCGACTGTGGCTGGGAGAACGGCGAGCCTTGTTACGCCTGCCAA aacacactgttTGAAAGTATCCAGGAGGGCAAATACGAATTTCCCGAGAAAGAGTGGGCTCATATCTCCTGGAGTGCCAAAGACCTCATCTCCAAACTGTTGGTCCGGGACGCAAAGAACCGGCTCAGCGCCGCTCAGGTTCTGCAGCACCCGTGGGTGCAAGGG GGTGCTCCTGATTCTATCCCAGCCTCCATCCTGCTTCAGAG GAACAGCAGCGCCAAGGACTTGACGTTCTTCGCCGGACAGGCGATGGCTGTGAACCGGCAGCTCGCGGAGCAGGACGACCTGGACGCGCAGCGACAGGAAGAGGCGTCTCCTCAGGTGGTGACGGCAGGCGCGTGCTCCATGCGTCTCTCGCCACCATCCAACTCTAAACTGGCCAAACGGAGGCAGAGGAGCAGCGCCATGAAGGGGGCGCCGGTGTCCGCCGCTGAGCTCAGCCAGCTCCTCGCTCCGCTTGTCCTCATCGGAGACTGCGCCTGA